One window from the genome of Anguilla rostrata isolate EN2019 chromosome 5, ASM1855537v3, whole genome shotgun sequence encodes:
- the cdc25b gene encoding M-phase inducer phosphatase 2, with protein MEFDQVSSELSPVNTKFGYARPDGIPGLSSLSLPGKCLSNSPCLRKLFSPEPAAVLSPVTNLALNMTNLAVLGSQCDTPKRKSPAPLLKIPSFASDTSSDAGVGMDSPSPVDPLDMEETFERAIQEAGKVIKDNKMPIRRINSLPLQLLGSSPALKGKEPESHRFGIFGRPGDLPAGSRGNKENEGFEFKKPARPVSRCRLQSFHSGTGKEPFAQRPNSAPALMMSPPPTERLCSLDDGSPIALRRSSLTCSLDDDDDGFLDVLDDDVESDSGMPMGLSSLLTAPLVGERASDQPGSPVIRCRPRGLFRSPSLPSPPGRAPLKRPDRPQDENTPVRVKRRRSVAGSQVCPPEEEVPSAARLAQRSKSFCHTEIEKLLDNDVKELIGDFTKPFALPTVEGKHQDLKYITPEMMVAALNGQFSRLVERILVIDCRYPYEFEGGHIKGALNLHQEEQVEEVLLKTPVLPSSPERRVLLVFHCEFSSERGPRMCRFVRERDRMLNEYPNLHYPELYVLKGGYKEFFPHFQTECEPQSYRPMHHEDFKEDLRRFRLKSRTWAGERSKRDLYSRLKKL; from the exons ATGGAATTCGATCAGGTCTCCAGCGAGCTCAGTCCTGTTAACACTAAATTTGGGTATGCGAGGCCGGACGGGATCCCCGGCCTATCTTCGCTTTCGCTACCTGGAAAATGCTTGAGCAACTCGCCTTGTCTCAGGAAACTCTTTTCGCCCGAGCCTGCGGCCGTGCTCTCCCCTGTGACCAATCTGGCTCTCAACATGACCAACCTCGCTGTTCTTGGAAG CCAGTGCGATACCCCGAAAAGGAAAAGCCCTGCACCCCTTCTGAAAATACCATCTTTTGCTTCCGACACCTCCTCGGACGCCG GTGTGGGAATGGACTCTCCCAGTCCAGTGGACCCTCTGGACATGGAGGAGAC GTTCGAGAGGGCCATCCAGGAGGCTGGAAAAGTGATCAAGGA CAACAAGATGCCAATCCGAAGAATTAACTCGCTCCCA CTGCAGCTTTTGGGGTCCAGCCCTGCGCTGAAGGGGAAGGAGCCGGAGTCCCATCGTTTCGGCATCTTCGGTCGCCCCGGCGACCTGCCCGCCGGGAGCCGTGGCAACAAGGAGAAC gAGGGGTTTGAGTTTAAGAAGCCCGCCAGGCCGGTGTCCCGCTGCCGCCTGCAGTCCTTCCACAGCGGGACGGGCAAGGAGCCGTTCGCCCAGCGCCCCAACTCTGCCCCCGCCCTCATG ATGTCCCCGCCCCCGACCGAGAGGCTCTGTTCATTGGACGACGGCAGTCCCATCGCCCTGCGCCGCTCCTCCCTCACCTGCTCCCTCGATGACGACGACGACGGCTTCCTGGACGTCCTAGACGATGATGTGGAG AGTGACTCTGGGATGCCGATGGGACTGTCCAGCCTGCTGACCGCTCCGCTGGTCGGGGAGAGGGCGTCCGATCAGCCCGGCTCG CCCGTGATTCGCTGTCGGCCGCGCGGGCTCttccgctccccctccctcccgtcgCCCCCCGGCCGCGCCCCCCTGAAGCGCCCCGACCGGCCGCAGGACGAGAACACGCCGGTGCGCGTGAAGAGACGCCGCAGCGTGGCCGGGTCGCAGGTCTGCCCcccggaggaggaggtgccctcg gccGCCCGGCTGGCCCAGAGGTCCAAATCCTTCTGCCACACGGAGATCGAGAAGCTCCTGGACAACGACGTCAAAGAGCTGATTGGAGATTTCACAAAG CCCTTCGCCTTGCCCACCGTCGAGGGGAAGCACCAGGATCTGAAGTACATCACGCCAGAAATG atGGTGGCAGCGCTGAATGGACAGTTCAGCCGCCTGGTGGAGCGCATCCTTGTCATCGACTGCCGCTACCCCTACGAGTTTGAGGGGGGACACATCAAG GGAGCTCTGAACCTGCAccaggaggagcaggtggaggaggtgctgcTGAAGACCCCCGTCCTGCCCTCCTCCCCGGAGAGGCGGGTGCTCCTGGTGTTCCACTGCGAGTTCTCCTCGGAGCGCGGGCCCCGGATGTGCCGCTTCGTCAGGGAGCGCGACCGCATGCTCAACGAGTACCCCAACCTGCACTACCCCGAGCTCTACGTCCTCAAGGGCGGCTACAAGGAGTTCTTCCCCCATTTCCAG ACTGAGTGTGAGCCCCAGTCCTACCGGCCCATGCACCATGAGGACTTTAAGGAGGACCTGCGCAGGTTTCGGCTGAAGAGCCGCACCTGGGCGGGGGAACGCAGCAAGAGGGACCTGTACAGCCGGCTCAAGAAGctctga